A genomic region of Manihot esculenta cultivar AM560-2 chromosome 15, M.esculenta_v8, whole genome shotgun sequence contains the following coding sequences:
- the LOC110601157 gene encoding ferredoxin-thioredoxin reductase catalytic chain, chloroplastic isoform X1: MTLQASSCSFGGISSLTCPPKTFRLRRVPPSVIRAKVEPSEKSVEIMRKFSEQYARKSGTYFCVDKGVTSVVIKGLAEHKDSLGAPLCPCRHYDDKAAEAGQGFWNCPCVPMRERKECHCMLFLTPENDFAGKDQKISLEEIRETTANM; this comes from the exons ATGACTCTCCAAGCTAGTTCTTGTAGCTTCGGTGGCATCTCCTCCTTGACATGTCCACCCAAAACCTTCCGTCTCCGCCGCGTTCCACCCAGTGTAATTCGAGCCAAAG TGGAACCATCGGAGAAGTCGGTAGAGATAATGAGGAAGTTCTCTGAGCAGTATGCTCGTAAGTCCGGGACGTATTTCTGCGTCGATAAGGGGGTCACTTCTGTTGTCATTAAG GGATTGGCAGAGCATAAAGATTCGTTGGGTGCACCTCTTTGCCCTTGTAG GCATTACGATGACAAAGCAGCTGAGGCAGGGCAGGGCTTTTGGAATTGTCCATGTGTTCCCATGAGAGAAAG GAAGGAGTGCCACTGCATGCTCTTTCTAACTCCAGAAAATGATTTTGCTGGAAAGGATCAG AAAATCTCTTTGGAAGAAATCAGGGAAACAACAGCAAATATGTGA
- the LOC110601157 gene encoding ferredoxin-thioredoxin reductase catalytic chain, chloroplastic isoform X2, protein MSTQNLPSPPRSTQCNSSQSFVSVEPSEKSVEIMRKFSEQYARKSGTYFCVDKGVTSVVIKGLAEHKDSLGAPLCPCRHYDDKAAEAGQGFWNCPCVPMRERKECHCMLFLTPENDFAGKDQKISLEEIRETTANM, encoded by the exons ATGTCCACCCAAAACCTTCCGTCTCCGCCGCGTTCCACCCAGTGTAATTCGAGCCAAAG TTTTGTTTCAGTGGAACCATCGGAGAAGTCGGTAGAGATAATGAGGAAGTTCTCTGAGCAGTATGCTCGTAAGTCCGGGACGTATTTCTGCGTCGATAAGGGGGTCACTTCTGTTGTCATTAAG GGATTGGCAGAGCATAAAGATTCGTTGGGTGCACCTCTTTGCCCTTGTAG GCATTACGATGACAAAGCAGCTGAGGCAGGGCAGGGCTTTTGGAATTGTCCATGTGTTCCCATGAGAGAAAG GAAGGAGTGCCACTGCATGCTCTTTCTAACTCCAGAAAATGATTTTGCTGGAAAGGATCAG AAAATCTCTTTGGAAGAAATCAGGGAAACAACAGCAAATATGTGA